A region from the Triticum aestivum cultivar Chinese Spring chromosome 3D, IWGSC CS RefSeq v2.1, whole genome shotgun sequence genome encodes:
- the LOC123078464 gene encoding myosin-17 isoform X2, with amino-acid sequence MGTPANIIVGSHVWVEDPTLAWIDGEVLSIKNNEVHVQTSNGKKVTTDRSKVFPKDMEAPPGGVDDMTRLSYLHEPGVLQNLATRYELNEIYTYTGSILIAVNPFQRLPHLYDTHMMEQYKGADFGELSPHVFAIADVAYREMINEGKNNSILVSGESGAGKTETTKMLMRYLAHLGGRSGVEGRTVEQQVLESNPVLEAFGNAKTVRNNNSSRFGKFVEIQFDKTGRISGAAIRTYLLERSRVCQINTPERNYHCFYFLCAAPHEDTQRYKLADARSFHYLNQSSCIEVEGINDAEEYLATRRAMDIVGINEEEQEAIFRVVAAVLHIGNINFAKGKEVDSSVIQDDNSRFHLNTASELLECDCNNLEKALITREIVTPEEIITRTLDPESALASRDALAKTIYSRLFDWIVEKINVSIGQDPNSKQLIGVLDIYGFESFKINSFEQLCINYTNEKLQQHFNQHVFKMEQEEYTREEINWSYIEFVDNQDVLDLIEKKGGLIALLDEACMFPRSTHETFAQKLYTTFKNNKRFVKPKLSRTDFTVVHYAGDVTYQADHFLDKNKDYVVAEHQDLLNASSCPFVASLFPTLPEESSKSSKFSSIGSRFKLQLQSLMETLSSTEPHYIRCVKPNNLLKPAIFENTNVIQQLRCGGVLEAIRISCAGYPTRKTFYEFVNRFGVLGPELLEGSNDDKIACQKILEKMKLENYQIGKTKVFLRAGQMADLDARRAEVLGKAARIIQRLMRTYIARKQFVLVRRSTTHLQSFVRGTLVRNLYECMRREAAAVKIQKNVRRHKARESYLLLQAATVTLQTGLRAMSARKEFRFRKETKAAVHIQARWRCHRDYSHYKNMQRAVLTYQCAWRQRLARRELRNLKMAARETGALKEAKDKLEKRVEELTWRLGLEKRLRTDLEEAKAQEIAKLQETLHDLQLQVEEAKTMATKEREAARKAIEEAPPVIKETPVLVEDTEKVNSLTAEVDQLKALLQTERQATETAKKEHAEAERRNEELMKKFEGAEKKIEQLQDTAQRLEEKATNMESENKVLRQQAVAISPTAKALAAYPKSPFQLRTPEIVNAPNGEDVTPISLNLKELEAEEKPQKSLNEKQQENQDLLIKCVSQDLGFSSGRAIAACVIYRCLLHWRSFEVERTGVFDRIIQTIGSAIEVQDNNDKLAYWLSNSSTLLLLLQRTLKTTGAAGLTPQRRRSTAASFGRVFSGIRASPQSAARPFLGSRLIGGLGDLRQVEAKYPALLFKQQLTAFLEKIYGMIRDNLKKEISPLLGLCIQAPRTSRASLIKGSRSQANALAQQTLIAHWQSIVKILTNYLNVLKANYVPSFLISKVFTQIFSFINVQLFNSLLLRRECCSFSNGEYVKAGLAELEQWCIYATEEYAGSSWEELKHIRQAVGFLVIHQKPKKTLKEITNDLCPVLSIQQLYRISTMYWDDKYGTHTVSSEVISSMRIMMTEDSNNAVSSSFLLDDDSSIPFSVDDISKSMTEIEVTDVDMPPLIRENSGFTFLHQRKD; translated from the exons ATG GGAACTCCAGCTAACATCATTGTTGGTTCTCATGTTTGGGTGGAGGATCCAACTCTAGCATGGATAGATGGCGAGGTTCTCAGCATAAAAAACAATGAAGTTCATGTGCAGACATCAAATGGGAAAAAG GTTACTACAGACAGATCAAAAGTTTTCCCCAAGGATATGGAAGCTCCACCAGGAGGAGTGGATGATATGACAAGATTATCATACTTACACGAGCCTGGGGTTCTACAGAATCTTGCTACGCGTTATGaactgaatgaaatatat ACTTACACTGGGAGCATTTTGATTGCGGTAAATCCGTTTCAAAGATTACCGCATCTTTATGATACCCACATGATGGAACAATACAAGGGTGCAGATTTTGGGGAGCTGAGTCCACACGTCTTTGCAATTGCTGACGTTGCTTATAG GGAAATGATAAATGAAGGGAAAAACAACTCTATTTTAGTCAGTGGTGAAAGTGGTGCTGGCAAGACTGAAACAACAAAGATGCTTATGAGATATCTAGCACACTTAGGTGGACGATCTGGAGTAGAAGGGCGAACTGTAGAGCAACAAGTTCTAGAG TCAAATCCAGTCCTTGAAGCTTTTGGTAACGCAAAAACTGTGAGGAACAATAACTCAAG TCGCTTTGGCAAGTTTGTGGAGATCCAATTTGACAAGACTGGACGAATCTCGGGAGCTGCTATAAGAACTTACTTGCTGGAAAGATCCCGCGTATGCCAAATAAATACTCCGGAAAGAAATTATCATTGCTTCTACTTTCTTTGTGCGGCACCACATGAG GATACCCAAAGGTATAAGTTGGCTGATGCTAGATCTTTTCACTACCTCAATCAGTCAAGCTGTATTGAGGTCGAAGGAATTAATGACGCGGAAGAGTATTTAGCAACACGGAGGGCCATGGACATAGTTGGAATCAATGAGGAAGAACAG GAAGCTATATTCCGGGTTGTAGCAGCTGTACTTCATATTGGAAATATAAATTTCGCCAAGGGAAAAGAAGTTGATTCATCTGTGATTCAGGATGATAACTCGAGGTTTCACCTTAACACTGCGTCAGAGCTATTGGA GTGCGATTGCAATAATTTGGAGAAGGCACTGATAACACGAGAAATAGTTACTCCTGAAGAAATAATTACTAGAACACTTGATCCTGAGTCGGCACTTGCCAGCAGAGATGCATTAGCCAAAACAATATACTCCCGATTGTTTGATTG GATCGTGGAAAAAATTAATGTCTCCATTGGACAGGACCCAAACTCTAAACAACTGATTGGTGTTCTTGATATCTATGGATTTGAGAGTTTCAAAATTAACAG TTTTGAACAGTTATGCATCAATTATACAAATGAAAAGCTGCAGCAACATTTTAATCAG CATGTGTTCAAAATGGAGCAAGAGGAATATACTAGGGAGGAGATAAACTGGAGTTACATAGAGTTTGTTGATAATCAAGATGTGCTAGACTTGATTGAGAAG AAAGGTGGATTGATTGCGCTTCTGGATGAAGCATG TATGTTTCCCAGATCAACACATGAGACATTTGCACAGAAGCTGTATACAACATTTAAGAATAACAAGCGATTCGTCAAACCAAAGCTTTCACGTACAGACTTTACAGTTGTCCATTATGCTGGCGAT GTGACATACCAGGCTGATCATTTCTTAGACAAGAACAAAGATTATGTAGTGGCGGAACATCAGGATTTGCTGAATGCTTCTTCATGTCCTTTCGTAGCTAGTTTATTCCCTACACTCCCTGAAGaatcatcaaagtcttcaaaaTTTTCATCTATTGGGTCACGTTTTAAG CTGCAACTTCAGTCTCTCATGGAGACCTTGAGCTCTACTGAACCCCATTATATTAGATGTGTGAAGCCAAACAATCTCCTCAAGCCAGCCATTTTTGAGAACACAAATGTTATACAACAACTACGATGTGGA GGTGTTCTTGAAGCTATCAGGATAAGCTGTGCTGGATACCCCACAAGAAAAACATTCTATGAATTTGTTAATCGCTTTGGTGTTCTTGGCCCTGAACTTCTAGAAGGAAG TAACGACGATAAGATTGCATGCCAAAAGATTCTGGAAAAAATGAAGTTGGAGAACTACCAG ATAGGAAAAACAAAGGTATTCCTGAGAGCTGGACAAATGGCTGATTTGGATGCACGGAGGGCAGAAGTGTTAGGGAAAGCAGCAAGAATTATACAGAGACTAATGCGTACATATATTGCACGGAAACAGTTTGTTTTGGTTAGAAGATCAACAACACATCTACAATCTTTTGTTAGAG GGACCTTGGTTCGTAATTTGTACGAATGCATGAGGCGAGAAGCAGCAGCAGTCAAAATACAAAAAAATGTGCGTCGTCACAAAGCACGCGAATCTTATTTACTACTGCAAGCAGCTACAGTCACGCTGCAAACTGGCTTAAGGGCAATGTCTGCTCGCAAAGAATTCAGATTCAGAAAGGAAACCAAAGCAGCTGTCCATATCCAA GCTCGATGGCGCTGCCACAGAGACTATTCACATTACAAGAATATGCAGCGAGCAGTTCTTACTTACCAGTGTGCGTGGAGACAAAGGCTTGCAAGAAGAGAGCTCAGAAATCTCAAGATG GCCGCAAGAGAAACTGGAGCCCTCAAAGAGGCCAAAGATAAGCTTGAGAAGCGCGTTGAAGAGTTAACATGGCGCTTAGGACTGGAGAAGCGATTAAGG ACTGACCTTGAGGAAGCAAAAGCTCAGGAAATTGCTAAGCTGCAAGAAACATTGCATGACCTACAGCTTCAAGTTGAAGAAGCAAAGACCATGGCCACTAAGGAAAGAGAAGCAGCGAGAAAGGCAATTGAAGAAGCACCTCCAGTAATCAAAGAGACTCCTGTATTGGTCGAAGACACTGAAAAAGTTAACTCGCTAACAGCTGAAGTTGATCAACTGAAG GCTTTGCTGCAAACTGAAAGGCAAGCCACAGAGACTGCAAAGAAAGAACATGCTGAAGCTGAACGGAGAAATGAAGAACTAATGAAGAAATTCGAAGGCGCAGAGAAAAAGATTGAGCAACTTCAGGACACTGCCCAGAG GCTGGAAGAGAAAGCAACTAACATGGAGTCGGAGAACAAGGTGCTTCGTCAACAGGCTGTTGCAATTTCTCCTACTGCGAAAGCATTAGCTGCCTATCCCAAGTCTCCTTTCCAA CTGAGAACTCCGGAGATTGTGAATGCTCCGAATGGGGAG GATGTAACCCCCATCTCACTGAATCTCAAAGAGCTTGAGGCTGAGGAGAAGCCTCAAAAATCACTTAACGAGAAGCAACAG GAAAACCAAGACCTGCTAATCAAGTGTGTATCACAAGATTTGGGATTCTCCAGTGGTAGGGCTATTGCAGCTTGCGTTATATACAGGTGTCTTCTGCACTGGAGATCATTTGAAGTTGAAAGAACTGGTGTTTTTGACCGTATTATTCAAACAATAGGCTCTGCTATAGAG GTCCAGGACAATAACGACAAGTTAGCGTATTGGCTCTCCAATTCATCCAcattactcctacttctacaacgGACACTGAAAACGACTGGAGCAGCTGGACTCACTCCTCAGAGGCGAAGGTCAACTGCTGCATCGTTTGGGAGGGTTTTTTCG GGAATTCGAGCTTCACCACAAAGTGCTGCGCGACCTTTTCTTGGTAGCCGCTTGATTGGAGGACTAGGTGATCTTCGTCAAGTTGAAGCCAAGTATCCTGCTCTGCTTTTCAAGCAACAACTTACAGCTTTCCTCGAGAAGATATATGGAATGATTAGAGACAATCTGAAGAAAGAGATATCTCCATTGCTTGGTCTTTGCATCCAG GCACCAAGAACATCTCGTGCAAGTTTGATAAAAGGATCTCGTTCTCAAGCAAATGCCTTGGCCCAACAAACTCTGATCGCACATTGGCAGAGTATTGTGAAAATATTAACAAACTACCTGAATGTTTTGAAAGCCAATTAT GTCCCTTCATTCTTAATCAGCAAGGTGTTCACTCAGATATTTTCGTTTATTAATGTCCAGCTGTTCAATAG TCTTCTCCTCCGACGTGAGTGCTGTTCATTTAGCAACGGAGAATATGTCAAAGCTGGATTGGCTGAGTTAGAGCAGTGGTGCATTTATGCCACTGAAGAG TATGCAGGTTCTTCCTGGGAAGAGTTGAAGCATATTAGGCAGGCCGTTGGATTCCTT GTAATTCATCAAAAGCCAAAGAAAACATTGAAAGAAATCACCAACGATTTGTGCCCT GTCCTTAGCATACAACAGCTATATCGAATCAGTACAATGTATTGGGATGACAAATATGGCACCCACACTGTTTCGTCAGAG GTCATCTCAAGTATGAGAATAATGATGACAGAAGACTCGAACAATGCAGTGAGCAGTTCTTTCTTGTTGGATGACGATTCAAG cattccaTTCTCGGTGGATGACATCTCAAAGTCAATGACAGAAATCGAGGTAACGGACGTTGATATGCCACCTTTGATCCGGGAGAATTCTGGATTTACTTTCCTACACCAAAGAAAGGACTAA
- the LOC123078464 gene encoding myosin-17 isoform X1: MGTPANIIVGSHVWVEDPTLAWIDGEVLSIKNNEVHVQTSNGKKVTTDRSKVFPKDMEAPPGGVDDMTRLSYLHEPGVLQNLATRYELNEIYTYTGSILIAVNPFQRLPHLYDTHMMEQYKGADFGELSPHVFAIADVAYREMINEGKNNSILVSGESGAGKTETTKMLMRYLAHLGGRSGVEGRTVEQQVLESNPVLEAFGNAKTVRNNNSSRFGKFVEIQFDKTGRISGAAIRTYLLERSRVCQINTPERNYHCFYFLCAAPHEDTQRYKLADARSFHYLNQSSCIEVEGINDAEEYLATRRAMDIVGINEEEQEAIFRVVAAVLHIGNINFAKGKEVDSSVIQDDNSRFHLNTASELLECDCNNLEKALITREIVTPEEIITRTLDPESALASRDALAKTIYSRLFDWIVEKINVSIGQDPNSKQLIGVLDIYGFESFKINSFEQLCINYTNEKLQQHFNQHVFKMEQEEYTREEINWSYIEFVDNQDVLDLIEKKGGLIALLDEACMFPRSTHETFAQKLYTTFKNNKRFVKPKLSRTDFTVVHYAGDVTYQADHFLDKNKDYVVAEHQDLLNASSCPFVASLFPTLPEESSKSSKFSSIGSRFKLQLQSLMETLSSTEPHYIRCVKPNNLLKPAIFENTNVIQQLRCGGVLEAIRISCAGYPTRKTFYEFVNRFGVLGPELLEGSNDDKIACQKILEKMKLENYQIGKTKVFLRAGQMADLDARRAEVLGKAARIIQRLMRTYIARKQFVLVRRSTTHLQSFVRGTLVRNLYECMRREAAAVKIQKNVRRHKARESYLLLQAATVTLQTGLRAMSARKEFRFRKETKAAVHIQARWRCHRDYSHYKNMQRAVLTYQCAWRQRLARRELRNLKMAARETGALKEAKDKLEKRVEELTWRLGLEKRLRTDLEEAKAQEIAKLQETLHDLQLQVEEAKTMATKEREAARKAIEEAPPVIKETPVLVEDTEKVNSLTAEVDQLKALLQTERQATETAKKEHAEAERRNEELMKKFEGAEKKIEQLQDTAQRLEEKATNMESENKVLRQQAVAISPTAKALAAYPKSPFQLRTPEIVNAPNGEVKSSPDVTPISLNLKELEAEEKPQKSLNEKQQENQDLLIKCVSQDLGFSSGRAIAACVIYRCLLHWRSFEVERTGVFDRIIQTIGSAIEVQDNNDKLAYWLSNSSTLLLLLQRTLKTTGAAGLTPQRRRSTAASFGRVFSGIRASPQSAARPFLGSRLIGGLGDLRQVEAKYPALLFKQQLTAFLEKIYGMIRDNLKKEISPLLGLCIQAPRTSRASLIKGSRSQANALAQQTLIAHWQSIVKILTNYLNVLKANYVPSFLISKVFTQIFSFINVQLFNSLLLRRECCSFSNGEYVKAGLAELEQWCIYATEEYAGSSWEELKHIRQAVGFLVIHQKPKKTLKEITNDLCPVLSIQQLYRISTMYWDDKYGTHTVSSEVISSMRIMMTEDSNNAVSSSFLLDDDSSIPFSVDDISKSMTEIEVTDVDMPPLIRENSGFTFLHQRKD, translated from the exons ATG GGAACTCCAGCTAACATCATTGTTGGTTCTCATGTTTGGGTGGAGGATCCAACTCTAGCATGGATAGATGGCGAGGTTCTCAGCATAAAAAACAATGAAGTTCATGTGCAGACATCAAATGGGAAAAAG GTTACTACAGACAGATCAAAAGTTTTCCCCAAGGATATGGAAGCTCCACCAGGAGGAGTGGATGATATGACAAGATTATCATACTTACACGAGCCTGGGGTTCTACAGAATCTTGCTACGCGTTATGaactgaatgaaatatat ACTTACACTGGGAGCATTTTGATTGCGGTAAATCCGTTTCAAAGATTACCGCATCTTTATGATACCCACATGATGGAACAATACAAGGGTGCAGATTTTGGGGAGCTGAGTCCACACGTCTTTGCAATTGCTGACGTTGCTTATAG GGAAATGATAAATGAAGGGAAAAACAACTCTATTTTAGTCAGTGGTGAAAGTGGTGCTGGCAAGACTGAAACAACAAAGATGCTTATGAGATATCTAGCACACTTAGGTGGACGATCTGGAGTAGAAGGGCGAACTGTAGAGCAACAAGTTCTAGAG TCAAATCCAGTCCTTGAAGCTTTTGGTAACGCAAAAACTGTGAGGAACAATAACTCAAG TCGCTTTGGCAAGTTTGTGGAGATCCAATTTGACAAGACTGGACGAATCTCGGGAGCTGCTATAAGAACTTACTTGCTGGAAAGATCCCGCGTATGCCAAATAAATACTCCGGAAAGAAATTATCATTGCTTCTACTTTCTTTGTGCGGCACCACATGAG GATACCCAAAGGTATAAGTTGGCTGATGCTAGATCTTTTCACTACCTCAATCAGTCAAGCTGTATTGAGGTCGAAGGAATTAATGACGCGGAAGAGTATTTAGCAACACGGAGGGCCATGGACATAGTTGGAATCAATGAGGAAGAACAG GAAGCTATATTCCGGGTTGTAGCAGCTGTACTTCATATTGGAAATATAAATTTCGCCAAGGGAAAAGAAGTTGATTCATCTGTGATTCAGGATGATAACTCGAGGTTTCACCTTAACACTGCGTCAGAGCTATTGGA GTGCGATTGCAATAATTTGGAGAAGGCACTGATAACACGAGAAATAGTTACTCCTGAAGAAATAATTACTAGAACACTTGATCCTGAGTCGGCACTTGCCAGCAGAGATGCATTAGCCAAAACAATATACTCCCGATTGTTTGATTG GATCGTGGAAAAAATTAATGTCTCCATTGGACAGGACCCAAACTCTAAACAACTGATTGGTGTTCTTGATATCTATGGATTTGAGAGTTTCAAAATTAACAG TTTTGAACAGTTATGCATCAATTATACAAATGAAAAGCTGCAGCAACATTTTAATCAG CATGTGTTCAAAATGGAGCAAGAGGAATATACTAGGGAGGAGATAAACTGGAGTTACATAGAGTTTGTTGATAATCAAGATGTGCTAGACTTGATTGAGAAG AAAGGTGGATTGATTGCGCTTCTGGATGAAGCATG TATGTTTCCCAGATCAACACATGAGACATTTGCACAGAAGCTGTATACAACATTTAAGAATAACAAGCGATTCGTCAAACCAAAGCTTTCACGTACAGACTTTACAGTTGTCCATTATGCTGGCGAT GTGACATACCAGGCTGATCATTTCTTAGACAAGAACAAAGATTATGTAGTGGCGGAACATCAGGATTTGCTGAATGCTTCTTCATGTCCTTTCGTAGCTAGTTTATTCCCTACACTCCCTGAAGaatcatcaaagtcttcaaaaTTTTCATCTATTGGGTCACGTTTTAAG CTGCAACTTCAGTCTCTCATGGAGACCTTGAGCTCTACTGAACCCCATTATATTAGATGTGTGAAGCCAAACAATCTCCTCAAGCCAGCCATTTTTGAGAACACAAATGTTATACAACAACTACGATGTGGA GGTGTTCTTGAAGCTATCAGGATAAGCTGTGCTGGATACCCCACAAGAAAAACATTCTATGAATTTGTTAATCGCTTTGGTGTTCTTGGCCCTGAACTTCTAGAAGGAAG TAACGACGATAAGATTGCATGCCAAAAGATTCTGGAAAAAATGAAGTTGGAGAACTACCAG ATAGGAAAAACAAAGGTATTCCTGAGAGCTGGACAAATGGCTGATTTGGATGCACGGAGGGCAGAAGTGTTAGGGAAAGCAGCAAGAATTATACAGAGACTAATGCGTACATATATTGCACGGAAACAGTTTGTTTTGGTTAGAAGATCAACAACACATCTACAATCTTTTGTTAGAG GGACCTTGGTTCGTAATTTGTACGAATGCATGAGGCGAGAAGCAGCAGCAGTCAAAATACAAAAAAATGTGCGTCGTCACAAAGCACGCGAATCTTATTTACTACTGCAAGCAGCTACAGTCACGCTGCAAACTGGCTTAAGGGCAATGTCTGCTCGCAAAGAATTCAGATTCAGAAAGGAAACCAAAGCAGCTGTCCATATCCAA GCTCGATGGCGCTGCCACAGAGACTATTCACATTACAAGAATATGCAGCGAGCAGTTCTTACTTACCAGTGTGCGTGGAGACAAAGGCTTGCAAGAAGAGAGCTCAGAAATCTCAAGATG GCCGCAAGAGAAACTGGAGCCCTCAAAGAGGCCAAAGATAAGCTTGAGAAGCGCGTTGAAGAGTTAACATGGCGCTTAGGACTGGAGAAGCGATTAAGG ACTGACCTTGAGGAAGCAAAAGCTCAGGAAATTGCTAAGCTGCAAGAAACATTGCATGACCTACAGCTTCAAGTTGAAGAAGCAAAGACCATGGCCACTAAGGAAAGAGAAGCAGCGAGAAAGGCAATTGAAGAAGCACCTCCAGTAATCAAAGAGACTCCTGTATTGGTCGAAGACACTGAAAAAGTTAACTCGCTAACAGCTGAAGTTGATCAACTGAAG GCTTTGCTGCAAACTGAAAGGCAAGCCACAGAGACTGCAAAGAAAGAACATGCTGAAGCTGAACGGAGAAATGAAGAACTAATGAAGAAATTCGAAGGCGCAGAGAAAAAGATTGAGCAACTTCAGGACACTGCCCAGAG GCTGGAAGAGAAAGCAACTAACATGGAGTCGGAGAACAAGGTGCTTCGTCAACAGGCTGTTGCAATTTCTCCTACTGCGAAAGCATTAGCTGCCTATCCCAAGTCTCCTTTCCAA CTGAGAACTCCGGAGATTGTGAATGCTCCGAATGGGGAGGTAAAATCTTCACCA GATGTAACCCCCATCTCACTGAATCTCAAAGAGCTTGAGGCTGAGGAGAAGCCTCAAAAATCACTTAACGAGAAGCAACAG GAAAACCAAGACCTGCTAATCAAGTGTGTATCACAAGATTTGGGATTCTCCAGTGGTAGGGCTATTGCAGCTTGCGTTATATACAGGTGTCTTCTGCACTGGAGATCATTTGAAGTTGAAAGAACTGGTGTTTTTGACCGTATTATTCAAACAATAGGCTCTGCTATAGAG GTCCAGGACAATAACGACAAGTTAGCGTATTGGCTCTCCAATTCATCCAcattactcctacttctacaacgGACACTGAAAACGACTGGAGCAGCTGGACTCACTCCTCAGAGGCGAAGGTCAACTGCTGCATCGTTTGGGAGGGTTTTTTCG GGAATTCGAGCTTCACCACAAAGTGCTGCGCGACCTTTTCTTGGTAGCCGCTTGATTGGAGGACTAGGTGATCTTCGTCAAGTTGAAGCCAAGTATCCTGCTCTGCTTTTCAAGCAACAACTTACAGCTTTCCTCGAGAAGATATATGGAATGATTAGAGACAATCTGAAGAAAGAGATATCTCCATTGCTTGGTCTTTGCATCCAG GCACCAAGAACATCTCGTGCAAGTTTGATAAAAGGATCTCGTTCTCAAGCAAATGCCTTGGCCCAACAAACTCTGATCGCACATTGGCAGAGTATTGTGAAAATATTAACAAACTACCTGAATGTTTTGAAAGCCAATTAT GTCCCTTCATTCTTAATCAGCAAGGTGTTCACTCAGATATTTTCGTTTATTAATGTCCAGCTGTTCAATAG TCTTCTCCTCCGACGTGAGTGCTGTTCATTTAGCAACGGAGAATATGTCAAAGCTGGATTGGCTGAGTTAGAGCAGTGGTGCATTTATGCCACTGAAGAG TATGCAGGTTCTTCCTGGGAAGAGTTGAAGCATATTAGGCAGGCCGTTGGATTCCTT GTAATTCATCAAAAGCCAAAGAAAACATTGAAAGAAATCACCAACGATTTGTGCCCT GTCCTTAGCATACAACAGCTATATCGAATCAGTACAATGTATTGGGATGACAAATATGGCACCCACACTGTTTCGTCAGAG GTCATCTCAAGTATGAGAATAATGATGACAGAAGACTCGAACAATGCAGTGAGCAGTTCTTTCTTGTTGGATGACGATTCAAG cattccaTTCTCGGTGGATGACATCTCAAAGTCAATGACAGAAATCGAGGTAACGGACGTTGATATGCCACCTTTGATCCGGGAGAATTCTGGATTTACTTTCCTACACCAAAGAAAGGACTAA